The following are from one region of the Acipenser ruthenus chromosome 19, fAciRut3.2 maternal haplotype, whole genome shotgun sequence genome:
- the LOC117424403 gene encoding olfactomedin-4-like has translation MITLRMGLAFTSTTLLVLLLILGLSKGQMEEEEKLKGVTPPPKSCLCELQNLGATFPWQEFQIVHSFSSNCTQTLTKQEFIEVDSLLASLYYRLQNLEKDVKDFEADFDTGLYSVISLRIIEIELTEISSLLLKLNQTSHNKKALLDNLTAQMQTMADKLEEIEQFDRMHVVQRQQESKRIKRSLKECEAELEATPAPVTTPAPGNCPFGRLLNITGPNSFMVTQYSTSYPYGAWGMDPKPAPGKEDRHWLVILTSSNIYGNYIRMYNSHSDLVAAKQVEDITVTSSATTTNSIMGPGSVIYNNAYYYNCYSSSRVCRFDLTYKNISTMELPGAGSSNKFPYCQPSSCFQYTDIDLATDESGLWVIYTSQAKFGNVILSRLDANNLTLLQTWYTSLQKKIITNAFMACGVLYATRFIDSSYDEVFYSFDTTTGVERSTLAFPFKKMSTNIQHLNYNPRNHMLYVYNDAYILTYQAVFG, from the exons GGTCAGATGGAAGAAGAGGAGAAGCTGAAGGGTGTGACTCCCCCTCCAAAAAGCTGTCTCTGTGAGCTGCAGAATTTAGGAGCCACTTTCCCCTGGCAGGAGTTCCAAATAGTCCACAGCTTCTCATCTAACTGCACACAGACTCTTACCAAGCAGGAG tttATTGAAGTGGACAGTCTCCTGGCCAGCCTGTACTATCGTCTCCAGAACTTGGAGAAGGATGTCAAGGACTTTGAGGCTGATTTCGACACAGGGCTGTACAGCGTCATCTCCCTAAGAATCATCGAAATCGAGCTGACTGAGATCAGCAGCCTGCTCCTGAAGCTCAACCAGACCAGCCATAACAAAAAGGCTCTCCTGGACAACCTGACTGCACAG ATGCAGACCATGGCTGATAAGCTTGAAGAGATCGAACAATTTGACCGAATGCATGTTGTGCAGAGACAGCAAGAGAGCAAAAGAATTAAAAGGAGCCTGAAAGAATGTGAGGCAGAATTGGAGGCGACACCTGCTCCGGTCACAACCCCAGCTCCAG GAAACTGCCCCTTTGGCCGACTGTTGAACATAACTGGTCCCAACAGCTTTATGGTAACCCAATACAGCACCTCTTACCCTTATGGAGCTTGGGGCATGGACCCCAAACCAGCCCCTGGCAAGGAAGACAGGCACTGGCTGGTGATCCTGACCAGCAGTAATATCTATGGCAACTACATCCGGATGTATAACAGCCACAGCGACCTGGTTGCTGCCAAGCAAGTAGAAGATATAACAGTTACTTCATCCGCTACTACCACCAACTCCATAATGGGCCCAGGCTCTGTGATATACAACAACGCCTATTACTACAACTGCTACAGCTCCAGTCGTGTGTGCCGATTTGACCTGACCTACAAAAACATCAGTACCATGGAATTGCCAGGGGCTGGCAGCAGCAATAAGTTTCCCTACTGCCAACCTTCTTCCTGCTTCCAATACACAGATATCGACTTGGCCACAGACGAGTCAGGGCTGTGGGTTATCTACACATCCCAGGCGAAATTCGGCAACGTTATCCTCAGCCGCCTGGACGCCAACAACCTCACCCTGCTCCAAACATGGtacacctcgctacaaaaaaagATCATCACAAATGCATTCATGGCCTGTGGCGTGCTCTATGCCACACGTTTCATTGACAGCAGCTATGATGAGGTTTTCTACTCCTTTGACACCACAACTGGGGTTGAACGGTCCACTTTAGCCTTTCCCTTTAAGAAGATGTCAACCAACATCCAGCACCTCAACTATAATCCGCGCAACCACATGCTCTACGTCTACAATGATGCTTACATCCTCACTTACCAAGCAGTGTTTGGGTAG